A genomic segment from Aegilops tauschii subsp. strangulata cultivar AL8/78 chromosome 1, Aet v6.0, whole genome shotgun sequence encodes:
- the LOC109775964 gene encoding uncharacterized protein: MDNGDEFFFHHFICSSDDSSSDDEELVVAALVVHDHIQRQLPRYRGSVPGRAPNLNRNRERGHALLYDDYFSNTPLFKPDKFRRRFRMERHVFNHIREGVVAHDPYFECKTNALGKLGFSSYQKCTAAIRMLAYGIPGDMVDEYVRMSETTCLMSMYKFCQAVIEVFGPKYLRQPTERL; encoded by the coding sequence ATGGACAATGGAGATGAGTTTTTCTTCCACCACTTCATTTGTTCATCGGACGATTCGTCATCGGATGATGAAGAACTTGTGGTGGCTGCACTGGTCGTTCACGACCACATTCAACGGCAGCTACCTCGGTACAGGGGGTCAGTCCCTGGCCGTGCTCCCAACCTGAACCGCAACAGGGAGAGAGGCCACGCCTTGCTCTATGACGATTACTTCTCCAACACCCCGCTCTTCAAGCCGGATAAATTCCGTCGCCGTTTTCGAATGGAAAGGCATGTGTTCAATCATATCCGAGAGGGAGTGGTTGCTCATGACCCATACTTCGAGTGCAAGACGAATGCCCTTGGCAAGCTTGGATTCTCCTCTTACCAGAAATGCACCGCGGCCATCCGCATGCTTGCATATGGAATTCCAGGCGATATGGTGGATGAGTATGTGCGTATGAGTGAGACAACATGTCTGATGTCAATGTACAAGTTCTGCCAGGCTGTGATCGAGGTGTTTGGCCCTAAGTACTTGAGGCAGCCAACTGAGAGATTGTAG
- the LOC141035613 gene encoding uncharacterized protein, with protein MAGSHNDINVLQHSPVFARLAEGQSPPVNFEINGHQYNKGYYLADGIYPQWSTFVKTISKPQGEKRKRFAQMQESARKDVERAFGVLQSRWGIIRNPALSWDETKLWKVMTACAIMHNMIVEDERDDSIFDQGFDYQGENVEPLHQEPATFEQFVQFYRELRDWHTHLDL; from the coding sequence ATGGCAGGttctcacaatgatatcaacgtgctgcaGCATTCTCCAGTCTTTGCAAGGCTTGCAGAAGGCCAGTCCCCACCTGTCAACTTTGAGATCAACGGCCACCAGTACAACAAGGGATACTATCTAGCTGATGGCATATATCCTCAGTGGTCAACTTTTGTGAAGACAATCTCGAAACCCCAAGGTGAGAAGAGAAAGAGATTTGCCCAAATgcaagagagtgctagaaagGATGTGGAACGTGCTTTTGGTGTGCTTCAATCCCGATGGGGTATCATTCGAAACCCTGCACTGTCATGGGATGAAACGAAGCTTTGgaaggtgatgactgcttgtgcgatcatgcacaacatgatcgtcgaGGACGAGCGTGATGACAGTATCTTCGACCAAGGATTTGATTATCAAGGTGAAAATGTTGAGCCCCTGCACCAAGAACCAGCCACATTTGAACAGTTTGTCCAATTCTACCGTGAGCTGCGTGATTGGCACACTCATTTGGATCTTTAA